One genomic region from Microcystis panniformis FACHB-1757 encodes:
- a CDS encoding YggT family protein → MDTAIALSWTLGIILGLMTLLFILRIVLTWNPQVDLNSFPFNIIAWPTEPFLILVRRLIPPLGGVDISPIIWVGICTLLREILLGQQGLITMALK, encoded by the coding sequence ATGGACACAGCGATCGCATTAAGTTGGACATTGGGAATTATCTTAGGGTTGATGACCCTTTTGTTTATCTTACGGATCGTGCTGACTTGGAATCCACAGGTAGATTTAAATAGCTTTCCCTTTAATATTATTGCCTGGCCAACGGAACCTTTTTTAATCCTCGTGCGTCGACTCATCCCACCGTTGGGAGGAGTTGATATTTCTCCAATTATTTGGGTGGGAATTTGTACGCTGCTGCGGGAAATTCTTCTCGGTCAACAGGGTTTAATTACCATGGCCTTAAAATAA
- the fumC gene encoding class II fumarate hydratase gives MTEFRIEKDSMGEIPVPADKLWGAQTQRSLQYFSIGDNLMPREMIASYAILKKACAIVNQQKNRLSQERKNLICQVCDEILAGQHADNFPLYVWMTGSGTQFNMNINEVISNRCSQLTGNPLGSKTPVDPNDHVNMSQSTNDSFPSAMYIAVALAVKEKLIPSLQLLRNSLDEKAQLWANIVKIGRTHLQDATPLTLGQEFSGYVGLLDDGSDWLEKCLEKVYRLSLGGTAVGTGINAPPDFDRDVAAEIANLTKLPFITAPNKFTVQGSHDALVFLSGGLKTIASSLYKIANDIRLLSCGPRCGLGELQLPENEPGSSIMPGKVNPTQCEALSMIAVQVMANDLAVTMGGAGGHLEMNVYKPLLIHNLMQSIRLLTDGCGNFCQFLVKGMTANQKQIETFLNQSLMLVTALSPVIGYQKAAYVAHYALEKDLTLKVAALQLGYIKEADFDRIVDPAKMVNPYVADG, from the coding sequence ATGACAGAATTTCGCATCGAGAAAGACAGCATGGGAGAAATTCCCGTACCTGCCGATAAACTTTGGGGAGCGCAGACCCAAAGATCCCTACAATACTTTAGTATCGGTGATAATCTCATGCCCCGGGAGATGATCGCGTCCTATGCCATTCTCAAAAAAGCCTGTGCAATTGTCAATCAGCAAAAAAATCGTCTCAGTCAGGAGAGAAAAAATCTTATCTGTCAAGTCTGCGATGAAATTTTAGCCGGACAACACGCAGATAACTTTCCCCTCTACGTTTGGATGACGGGAAGTGGCACTCAATTTAACATGAACATCAACGAAGTCATCTCCAATCGTTGCAGTCAACTAACGGGGAATCCTCTGGGTAGCAAAACTCCCGTCGATCCCAACGATCATGTTAATATGTCCCAATCGACTAATGATTCCTTTCCCTCGGCCATGTATATTGCCGTTGCCTTGGCAGTCAAGGAAAAATTAATTCCCAGTCTGCAACTATTACGGAATAGTCTCGATGAAAAGGCGCAATTATGGGCAAATATAGTTAAAATTGGTCGGACTCACCTACAGGATGCCACTCCTTTAACCCTCGGACAAGAGTTCTCCGGTTATGTGGGTTTATTGGATGATGGCAGCGATTGGCTAGAAAAATGTCTAGAAAAAGTCTATCGTTTATCCTTGGGAGGAACAGCAGTGGGTACGGGAATTAATGCTCCCCCGGATTTTGATCGAGATGTGGCTGCCGAAATCGCTAATCTGACCAAATTACCCTTTATTACCGCTCCTAATAAGTTTACCGTGCAAGGTTCCCACGATGCTCTCGTTTTCTTGAGTGGGGGACTGAAAACTATCGCTAGTTCCCTGTATAAAATTGCTAATGATATCCGTTTACTTAGCTGTGGTCCCCGTTGTGGATTAGGAGAATTACAGCTGCCGGAAAACGAACCGGGTTCTTCAATTATGCCGGGGAAAGTTAATCCCACCCAATGCGAAGCTTTATCGATGATAGCAGTGCAGGTGATGGCTAATGATTTAGCGGTGACGATGGGAGGCGCCGGAGGACATCTGGAAATGAATGTCTATAAACCGCTGTTGATTCATAATCTCATGCAGTCTATCCGTTTGCTCACTGATGGTTGCGGTAATTTCTGTCAGTTTTTGGTTAAGGGGATGACTGCTAATCAAAAACAAATTGAGACTTTTTTAAATCAATCCTTGATGCTGGTGACTGCCTTAAGTCCCGTGATTGGCTACCAAAAGGCTGCCTACGTCGCTCATTATGCCCTAGAAAAGGATTTAACCCTGAAAGTGGCAGCCTTGCAACTGGGATACATCAAGGAAGCGGATTTTGATCGCATTGTTGACCCCGCTAAGATGGTCAATCCCTACGTTGCCGATGGTTAA
- a CDS encoding DUF427 domain-containing protein: protein MAKAIWNGAVVAESDNCEIVEGNYYFPPDTIKAEYFQPSNTHTICSWKGEASYYTLRVDGQDNKDAAWYYPDPKPKAQNIKGYIAFWRGVKVEK, encoded by the coding sequence ATGGCAAAGGCGATTTGGAATGGTGCAGTGGTAGCGGAAAGCGATAACTGTGAAATTGTCGAGGGAAACTACTATTTTCCCCCCGATACCATCAAAGCTGAATATTTTCAACCCAGTAACACCCATACCATTTGTTCTTGGAAAGGAGAGGCTAGTTATTATACTCTCAGGGTAGATGGACAGGACAATAAAGATGCCGCTTGGTATTATCCCGATCCTAAACCAAAAGCCCAAAATATTAAAGGATATATCGCTTTTTGGCGAGGTGTGAAGGTTGAGAAATGA
- the pth gene encoding aminoacyl-tRNA hydrolase has product MNSDKTPNLIIPQLIIGLGNPEPKYDRTRHNIGFEAVDSLARDWGLSWQENKRFQGFIAEGDGPLPGKIRLLKPQTYMNRSGQSVRSVLDWYKLAPESILVIYDDMDLPLGRLRIRLSGSAGGHNGIKSMIAHVGTENFARLRIGIGKSTEKATISHVLGRFTPQENQVILKVLDLSRKAIELGLKQGLQKAMSLYNNQSVEIGSNLC; this is encoded by the coding sequence ATGAATTCCGATAAAACCCCTAATTTAATCATTCCTCAGCTAATTATCGGTTTGGGTAATCCCGAACCCAAATATGATCGCACCCGTCATAATATCGGTTTTGAAGCTGTGGACTCATTAGCGCGGGATTGGGGGCTATCTTGGCAGGAAAACAAGCGATTTCAAGGTTTTATCGCCGAGGGTGACGGTCCTCTCCCGGGCAAAATTCGTCTCTTGAAACCCCAAACCTATATGAATCGCTCCGGGCAATCGGTGCGATCGGTGCTTGACTGGTATAAACTAGCTCCAGAGTCGATTTTAGTTATTTACGATGATATGGATCTGCCCCTAGGCCGGTTGAGAATCCGTCTATCGGGATCGGCGGGCGGACACAACGGTATTAAATCGATGATTGCCCACGTTGGCACGGAAAACTTCGCTCGTTTACGCATAGGAATCGGTAAATCAACCGAAAAAGCGACTATTTCCCACGTTTTAGGCCGATTCACCCCCCAAGAAAACCAAGTAATCTTGAAAGTGTTAGACTTGTCCAGAAAAGCGATCGAACTTGGTCTCAAACAAGGGTTACAAAAGGCAATGAGTCTCTACAATAATCAAAGTGTAGAGATTGGCTCTAATCTATGCTGA
- a CDS encoding cupin domain-containing protein: MNSQLTSDHCMLPVIRSPRDYQVFRISAGDTNRLAIVFDSTVAGDSLTVCVEIFDPHGRTPTHRHHFAVEMFFILKGEGMAICDGKPIPLGPGDSLLVRPTGIHEIRNVGDGRLYALCFMVPNEDFSELIRNGIPEELDAEDLEVLMGTIKG, translated from the coding sequence ATGAATAGCCAACTAACCAGCGATCATTGTATGCTACCCGTGATTCGATCTCCCCGGGATTATCAAGTTTTTCGCATTAGCGCTGGGGATACAAATCGTTTAGCGATCGTCTTTGATTCTACCGTAGCGGGGGATTCCTTGACCGTCTGTGTGGAAATTTTCGATCCCCACGGTCGCACCCCTACCCATCGTCATCATTTTGCGGTAGAAATGTTTTTTATCCTCAAAGGGGAGGGAATGGCTATCTGTGATGGTAAACCGATTCCCCTAGGTCCAGGGGATAGTTTATTAGTCCGTCCCACGGGTATTCACGAGATTAGAAATGTGGGGGACGGAAGACTTTATGCACTATGTTTTATGGTTCCCAATGAGGATTTTTCGGAATTAATTCGCAATGGTATCCCAGAGGAGTTAGACGCAGAAGATTTAGAGGTGTTGATGGGAACTATTAAAGGATAA
- the map gene encoding type I methionyl aminopeptidase gives MNILTKLLFPETKTPEQVGSPRVQKSRRGIETKSAAEIVIMRQAGKIAATVLKEIAQIAQPGMTTADLDVYAEKRIRAMGATPSFKGYYGFPASICASVDNEVVHGIPSPKKRLKAGSVLKVDTGAYYQGYHGDSCITIAIGSVSPKAEKLIRVAEEALYKGINQVKAGNYLLDIAGAIEDHVQANGFQVVEDFTGHGVGRNLHEEPSVFNFRTNELPNVKLRAGMTLAIEPIVNGGSKHTRTLRDRWTVVTMDNALSAQFEHTVLVTATGYEILTDRNNL, from the coding sequence ATGAACATCCTAACCAAGCTGCTTTTTCCCGAAACTAAAACCCCAGAGCAAGTAGGTTCACCGCGAGTACAGAAAAGCCGCCGGGGAATCGAGACCAAATCCGCCGCAGAAATCGTTATTATGCGACAAGCGGGTAAAATTGCCGCTACAGTCCTCAAAGAAATTGCCCAGATCGCTCAACCCGGAATGACGACGGCGGATCTGGATGTCTATGCGGAAAAACGTATCCGCGCAATGGGTGCTACTCCCAGTTTTAAAGGTTATTATGGCTTTCCTGCCTCGATTTGTGCCTCCGTCGATAACGAAGTCGTTCACGGTATCCCTAGCCCGAAAAAACGCCTCAAAGCCGGTTCTGTGTTAAAGGTAGATACGGGGGCCTACTACCAAGGTTATCATGGGGATTCCTGTATCACGATCGCGATCGGTTCCGTCTCTCCCAAAGCCGAAAAATTAATCCGCGTAGCGGAAGAAGCTTTATATAAAGGCATAAATCAGGTAAAAGCTGGCAATTATCTGCTCGATATTGCAGGAGCGATCGAAGATCACGTTCAAGCTAACGGTTTCCAGGTGGTAGAAGATTTTACCGGCCATGGAGTCGGCAGAAATCTCCACGAAGAACCCTCGGTATTTAATTTTCGCACTAATGAGTTACCCAATGTCAAACTCCGCGCCGGGATGACTCTGGCAATTGAACCAATTGTCAATGGGGGATCTAAACATACCAGAACTTTACGCGATCGTTGGACGGTGGTGACGATGGATAATGCTCTCTCCGCTCAATTTGAGCATACTGTCTTAGTAACCGCCACAGGTTATGAAATCCTAACCGATCGCAATAACCTATAA
- the gshA gene encoding glutamate--cysteine ligase translates to MLLSKGFEVEMYTGTAAGEIIGLSDRIVKDLDGFVREPDSRNVEYTTAPMTNYDRLLCATLKPRLALRRYLRRLGDYTLIPGSTLSLGDSQHFYRSDPHNPYHDYIEQTYGTNVVTASIHINVGISDYEDLMRACRLIRLEAPLYLALSASSPFLDGKITGSHSRRWQVFPQTPADVPLFESHKHFVTWTEEQLKLGTMQNVRHLWVSVRPNGSNRPYNLNRLELRICDLIADPISLLAVMAFLEARLTQLLQAPQLDPLILSQLPSSNRSEDLLTLTQENEQAAARFSLDATLRHWYDGREILARDWIKDLYVQVYPIAKARGFSCFLSPLQKILREGNTAQQWLKQYDQGMDVKSIIKQAIITLEKQERELEHKLCQHILVA, encoded by the coding sequence ATGCTCCTAAGTAAAGGTTTTGAAGTGGAAATGTACACCGGAACAGCAGCCGGAGAAATTATCGGTTTATCCGATCGCATTGTCAAGGATTTAGATGGTTTTGTCCGAGAACCAGATAGTCGTAACGTAGAATATACTACGGCTCCCATGACTAACTATGACCGTCTTTTATGCGCTACTTTAAAACCTCGTCTCGCTCTACGGCGATATTTGCGTCGTTTAGGCGATTATACCCTCATCCCTGGCAGTACCCTCTCCTTGGGCGATAGTCAACATTTTTATCGCAGTGACCCCCACAATCCCTATCATGACTATATTGAACAGACCTACGGCACTAATGTGGTCACGGCCAGTATTCATATTAACGTCGGTATTAGCGATTATGAGGATTTAATGCGTGCCTGTCGCTTAATTCGCCTAGAAGCTCCTTTATACTTGGCTTTAAGCGCTTCCTCTCCTTTTCTCGATGGTAAAATCACCGGTTCCCATTCCCGTCGTTGGCAAGTTTTCCCCCAAACTCCCGCTGATGTTCCCCTCTTTGAAAGTCATAAACATTTTGTCACCTGGACCGAGGAACAATTAAAACTCGGTACCATGCAGAATGTTCGTCATCTCTGGGTGTCGGTACGTCCTAACGGTAGCAATCGTCCCTATAATCTCAATCGTCTAGAATTGCGAATTTGTGACCTGATTGCTGATCCTATTAGTTTATTAGCAGTTATGGCTTTTTTAGAGGCCCGTTTAACTCAACTTTTACAAGCTCCCCAATTAGACCCCTTAATTTTAAGTCAATTACCCAGCAGCAATCGCAGCGAGGATTTATTAACTTTAACCCAAGAAAACGAACAGGCTGCCGCGCGTTTTAGTCTTGATGCCACCCTGAGACATTGGTACGATGGCCGGGAAATCTTGGCTAGGGATTGGATTAAAGACCTCTATGTTCAAGTTTATCCGATCGCTAAAGCAAGGGGTTTTAGTTGTTTTCTCTCTCCCCTACAAAAAATCCTCCGCGAAGGTAACACTGCACAACAATGGTTAAAACAATACGACCAGGGTATGGATGTTAAAAGTATTATCAAACAGGCGATTATTACCCTAGAAAAACAGGAACGAGAGTTAGAACATAAATTATGTCAGCATATTCTAGTCGCTTAA
- a CDS encoding pre-16S rRNA-processing nuclease YqgF, whose amino-acid sequence MCILGFDPGKDKCGIAVRSSTGKIYTHEVIASSQAIERLASLCQQYPIELLVMGNQTTSKSWHQKIAARVTIPITLVDERNSTLEARDRYWQMFPPKGLQKLIPQGMRLPDRPIDDIVAILLIERHLQSK is encoded by the coding sequence ATGTGTATTCTCGGTTTTGATCCGGGTAAGGATAAATGTGGAATCGCGGTCAGGTCATCGACAGGGAAAATTTATACCCATGAGGTGATAGCATCGTCACAAGCGATCGAGCGTTTAGCCAGTCTCTGTCAACAGTATCCGATCGAATTATTGGTGATGGGGAACCAAACCACCTCAAAAAGTTGGCACCAAAAAATTGCCGCTCGTGTCACCATCCCAATTACTCTAGTGGATGAACGCAATAGTACCCTAGAAGCGCGCGATCGCTATTGGCAAATGTTTCCCCCCAAAGGATTACAGAAACTCATCCCCCAGGGGATGCGTCTTCCCGATCGCCCCATTGATGATATAGTAGCGATTCTACTGATCGAACGTCATTTACAGTCCAAATAA
- the folP gene encoding dihydropteroate synthase produces MSSLTAIREHIFAWGKRTYIMGVLNVTPDSFSDGGEFDNVENALLQAMKMIEAGADIIDIGGQSSRPGAQEISLEAELSRVIPVITAIRQQSSIPISLDTTRAIVAAQGIAAGADLINDISGGTFDRLLLPTVAKLAVPIILMHLRGNPQTMQSITHYDNLVKEIKEFLQNRVEEALQWGIARENIIIDPGIGFAKTGRQNLELLRELGQFRDLDLPILIGLSRKRFIGEITGKDDPKERVFGTAAACAIAIAKGADILRVHDVAAIVDVRKVVDAIERS; encoded by the coding sequence ATGTCTAGTTTAACGGCAATTCGTGAACATATTTTTGCTTGGGGAAAACGCACCTATATCATGGGTGTTTTGAACGTTACTCCCGATAGTTTTAGTGATGGGGGAGAATTTGACAATGTTGAAAATGCCCTGCTACAAGCGATGAAAATGATCGAGGCTGGGGCTGATATAATCGATATCGGTGGTCAATCCAGCCGTCCGGGAGCGCAAGAAATTAGCCTAGAAGCAGAATTATCGCGAGTTATCCCCGTAATCACCGCTATTCGACAACAAAGTTCTATTCCTATCTCTCTAGATACCACTAGGGCGATTGTAGCAGCCCAAGGTATCGCCGCTGGGGCCGATTTGATCAATGATATTTCTGGGGGAACCTTCGATCGCCTATTATTGCCGACGGTGGCTAAATTGGCCGTTCCCATCATCCTCATGCACCTGCGGGGCAATCCGCAAACCATGCAATCCATAACACATTACGATAATTTAGTCAAGGAAATTAAAGAATTTTTACAGAATCGCGTTGAGGAAGCTTTACAGTGGGGTATTGCTAGGGAAAATATTATCATCGATCCGGGGATTGGTTTCGCCAAAACTGGGCGACAAAATCTTGAGTTATTGCGAGAATTAGGGCAATTTCGGGATTTAGATTTACCTATTTTAATTGGATTGTCGAGAAAACGCTTTATCGGCGAGATTACAGGCAAAGATGACCCAAAAGAACGAGTTTTCGGAACAGCGGCGGCCTGTGCTATAGCGATCGCTAAGGGGGCCGATATCCTGCGCGTCCATGATGTGGCTGCGATCGTAGATGTGAGGAAAGTGGTGGACGCAATCGAGCGAAGTTGA
- a CDS encoding universal stress protein — MFKNIVVALDCGESSHRVLHALNSLSLTANSYIIITHILGKKGDESAVDRPHPSREIIEDQLRCYQSQIATPSEIEVIFGDPAEEIIRLANIYQADLIVIGSRGLTGVQRVIEDSVSSLVVAEATCSVLVVKA, encoded by the coding sequence ATGTTTAAAAATATCGTTGTTGCCTTGGATTGTGGGGAATCATCCCATCGAGTCCTTCATGCTTTGAATTCCCTCTCTCTAACGGCAAATTCTTACATCATCATCACCCATATTCTTGGTAAGAAGGGAGATGAATCGGCAGTGGATCGCCCTCATCCCTCCCGTGAGATCATTGAAGATCAATTGCGCTGCTATCAATCCCAGATTGCTACCCCTAGTGAAATCGAAGTCATCTTTGGTGATCCAGCGGAGGAAATTATTCGTTTAGCGAATATCTATCAAGCTGATCTGATCGTGATCGGCAGCCGGGGATTAACGGGAGTTCAACGGGTGATCGAAGATTCTGTTAGTAGTCTCGTGGTGGCAGAAGCTACCTGTTCCGTATTGGTGGTAAAAGCATAG
- a CDS encoding VPS10 domain-containing protein, with product MINRQSLLRFAHKFNLILLIIATVFCLWGNAAFAHRPHDVISQVEVSPDFQTDNTVYILVRNNFYKSSDGGSNWTRLIQGLDYTGELSSLSLSPLNKNILYLASRSDGIYKSEDAGESWQKVNQGLETNFINFVQIAPSDANIAVAVGLEKGVYLTEDGGKNWSNIFPTTALITSLAITPNNPGRIFFGDEQGKLYTSSDGGKTWQNLPLPANVGAVDTIAFSPNLDRDKTFFVGTKEAGIFKTVDDGKTFQAVNEGIKDKIIEDIVISPEYAQNSTLYAITWYDGMYVSQDGGKSWTKMSEGLTKDKQADDYKVPHFMDLKVVEDTMFLGGFNGLFKTTDRGKQWQEIETLARATVIAMAVSPNYAQDGTVVIANYVGNIFISRDKGETWTPINRGLEVYRLGKDPEESGQDPRRFFDIAFSPNYGEDRTIFAGFLRNRFAKSDNSGDLWKIIEIDEGVRGPRIVPSPDFAKDKTLFLTNQQGRIFRSTDGGNTVKNISEVGRIFGNYAPAMVASPDFAKDKTLFVTGTEGIYQSVDGGLTWKNVSQGTPLSKTPNVQLAISPNYPSDGTIFAGTISGLFVSKDGAKSWTKLEKPGFNPNTSVETIAISPDYANDRTVMVSLQGDGLFKSTDGGETFKSIGDPKIPLVKIHSIPSSGISVQFSPNYAQDKTLFGFGGAKTTVFRSTDGGETWTSVTIPPHAEENTPRYKIGEFFSGPLGTILRVVIPILLAIAAYFLVGFLKLEKVINLPKSFFRMAGAFMVFLFVFFAIISQV from the coding sequence ATGATTAATCGCCAAAGTTTGCTGAGATTCGCCCACAAGTTTAATCTCATTTTATTGATAATCGCTACAGTTTTTTGTCTTTGGGGTAATGCTGCTTTTGCCCATCGTCCCCATGATGTAATTAGTCAAGTGGAAGTTTCTCCTGATTTCCAGACAGATAATACAGTATATATCTTGGTGCGAAATAACTTTTATAAATCTAGCGACGGAGGTAGCAACTGGACAAGATTAATTCAAGGTTTAGATTATACGGGGGAATTAAGTTCCTTATCCCTATCTCCCCTCAATAAAAATATTCTCTATCTAGCTTCAAGATCCGATGGTATTTATAAAAGTGAAGATGCGGGGGAATCTTGGCAGAAAGTTAATCAGGGTTTAGAAACTAACTTTATTAACTTCGTACAAATTGCCCCTTCCGATGCCAATATAGCAGTGGCAGTGGGATTAGAAAAAGGGGTTTATTTAACCGAAGATGGCGGTAAAAATTGGTCAAATATTTTCCCCACCACGGCACTGATAACCTCTCTAGCTATTACTCCCAACAATCCAGGGCGAATTTTTTTCGGGGATGAACAGGGTAAATTATACACTTCCTCCGATGGGGGGAAAACTTGGCAGAATCTCCCCTTACCCGCTAATGTGGGGGCAGTAGATACAATTGCTTTTTCTCCTAATCTAGACAGGGATAAAACCTTTTTTGTCGGTACAAAAGAAGCAGGTATTTTTAAAACCGTTGATGATGGTAAAACCTTCCAAGCCGTTAACGAAGGAATTAAGGATAAAATCATCGAAGACATCGTTATTTCTCCCGAATATGCCCAAAACTCCACCCTTTATGCCATTACTTGGTATGACGGAATGTATGTTTCTCAGGATGGGGGCAAAAGTTGGACAAAAATGAGCGAGGGTTTAACCAAAGACAAACAAGCAGATGATTATAAAGTTCCCCATTTTATGGACTTAAAAGTCGTTGAAGATACGATGTTTTTGGGGGGATTTAATGGCTTATTTAAAACCACAGATAGGGGGAAACAATGGCAGGAAATAGAAACTTTAGCCCGGGCAACAGTTATCGCTATGGCGGTTTCTCCTAATTATGCCCAGGATGGTACTGTCGTCATTGCTAATTATGTAGGCAATATCTTCATCAGTCGGGATAAAGGGGAAACTTGGACACCAATTAATCGCGGTTTAGAGGTTTATCGACTTGGTAAAGATCCCGAAGAATCAGGACAAGATCCCCGGCGTTTCTTTGACATTGCCTTTTCTCCTAACTATGGAGAAGATAGAACTATTTTTGCTGGGTTTTTACGCAATAGATTTGCCAAATCCGATAACAGTGGTGATTTATGGAAAATTATCGAAATCGATGAAGGAGTCCGCGGTCCGAGAATAGTTCCTTCTCCAGATTTTGCCAAGGATAAAACTCTCTTTCTCACCAATCAGCAGGGGAGAATATTTCGTTCTACCGATGGAGGAAATACGGTTAAAAATATCAGTGAAGTGGGCAGAATTTTCGGTAATTATGCCCCTGCTATGGTAGCTTCCCCCGATTTTGCTAAGGATAAAACTTTGTTTGTCACGGGAACAGAGGGGATTTATCAAAGTGTTGATGGTGGACTAACTTGGAAAAATGTCAGCCAAGGAACACCCCTATCAAAAACCCCTAATGTGCAGTTGGCAATTTCTCCCAATTATCCCAGTGATGGAACTATTTTTGCTGGGACAATTTCTGGTTTGTTTGTCAGCAAAGATGGGGCTAAAAGTTGGACAAAATTAGAAAAACCAGGGTTTAATCCCAATACCTCAGTAGAAACCATTGCTATCTCTCCTGATTACGCTAATGATCGCACGGTAATGGTTAGTTTACAGGGAGATGGTTTGTTTAAATCTACCGATGGCGGGGAAACTTTTAAATCAATTGGTGATCCTAAAATACCCCTAGTGAAAATTCATAGTATCCCTTCCTCTGGTATCTCCGTCCAGTTTTCTCCTAATTACGCTCAAGATAAAACTTTATTCGGTTTTGGTGGCGCTAAAACTACAGTTTTTCGTTCCACCGATGGGGGAGAAACTTGGACAAGTGTAACTATTCCTCCTCACGCGGAAGAAAATACACCCCGCTATAAAATCGGTGAGTTTTTCTCTGGTCCCCTTGGCACAATCTTGCGCGTGGTTATCCCGATTCTCCTAGCAATCGCCGCTTATTTTCTGGTGGGTTTCTTGAAACTGGAGAAAGTTATTAATCTTCCTAAATCCTTCTTCCGCATGGCAGGGGCATTTATGGTTTTTCTCTTTGTTTTCTTCGCTATCATTAGCCAAGTTTAG
- the coaD gene encoding pantetheine-phosphate adenylyltransferase: MIAIYPGSFDPVTLGHLDIIERSVPLFERVIVAVLCNPHKNPLFTVEKRIEQISYCTKHLKNVEIDSFSGLTVEYARLKGAKVLLRGLRVLSDFEKELQMAHTNKTLWEGIETVFLATTKEYSFLSSSVVKEIAQFGGSVSHLVPENVSRDIYSYYS, from the coding sequence ATGATCGCCATCTACCCCGGCAGCTTCGATCCAGTTACACTCGGTCATTTAGATATTATCGAACGCAGTGTGCCACTATTCGAGCGAGTAATCGTGGCAGTTCTCTGCAATCCCCATAAAAACCCCCTGTTTACGGTCGAAAAACGCATAGAACAGATCAGTTACTGTACAAAACACCTGAAAAACGTTGAGATAGACAGTTTTTCAGGATTGACGGTTGAATATGCCAGATTAAAAGGTGCTAAGGTGCTGTTGCGGGGGTTGCGGGTTCTCTCAGACTTTGAAAAAGAACTGCAAATGGCACACACCAATAAAACTCTCTGGGAAGGAATCGAAACGGTTTTTTTAGCCACCACTAAAGAATATAGTTTTTTAAGCAGTAGCGTGGTTAAAGAAATCGCTCAATTCGGTGGCTCCGTCAGTCATCTAGTCCCGGAAAACGTTTCTAGGGATATTTACTCATACTACAGTTAA
- a CDS encoding DUF2811 domain-containing protein translates to MNTSVSILAEIPEILHQSLQQYLETHPGWDQDGVFTAALSFFLLNCQSPERMNFEEQNSCAKVYLETLFQRSEC, encoded by the coding sequence ATGAATACATCAGTCAGTATCTTGGCAGAAATCCCCGAAATTCTCCACCAATCCCTACAACAATACCTAGAAACTCACCCCGGTTGGGATCAAGATGGTGTGTTTACGGCGGCACTATCATTTTTTTTGCTTAATTGTCAATCCCCCGAAAGGATGAATTTTGAGGAGCAAAATAGCTGTGCCAAGGTTTATCTAGAAACTTTGTTCCAGCGCTCGGAGTGCTAA
- the trxA gene encoding thioredoxin, whose product MAVKKEFSSFQELLQTTNLPVLVDFYATWCGPCQMMAPILEQTGMYFKNRLQIVKIDTDKYPNLATKYGIQALPTLVVFKNGQPIDRIEGVMQVNQLVQHLQTLL is encoded by the coding sequence ATGGCAGTCAAAAAAGAGTTTTCCAGTTTTCAGGAACTGTTGCAAACCACTAATCTCCCCGTGTTAGTGGATTTCTATGCCACTTGGTGCGGTCCTTGTCAAATGATGGCTCCGATTCTAGAACAAACGGGAATGTATTTCAAAAATCGCCTACAAATTGTCAAAATTGATACAGACAAATATCCCAATTTAGCCACTAAGTACGGTATTCAAGCTTTACCGACTTTAGTAGTCTTTAAAAATGGTCAACCGATCGATCGAATCGAGGGAGTGATGCAGGTTAACCAACTGGTTCAACATTTACAAACTCTGTTGTAA